AGAGCTCAAGGGCCGCCTGTTGGCGGCTATCCCTCACGGGCTCATAGCCGAGCCCGCCGGTACGCGGGATTGGGTTGCGCTGGCCGAGCGTATAAAGCACCCGGATATTTTAGCAACCGCTCCCTATGTAGAGGGCTTTGCCATGCTCGGGTTTGGCCGCTCGTTACAGGCGGTGGAATTCAACGGCATTGAGCCTGCTTTGGAGGGTGCGGTATCGGATATTGCCGATCACATGGTGATGGGGCAGCTGGATTCACTGGCGCCCGGCACCTACGGCGTGGTGCTGGGTCGCATACTGGCGCGCCAGTTGGGCGTGGTGCCCGGCGATAAGATCATGATGACCTTGCCGCAGTTGAATGTCACACCGGCCGGTATTTTTCCGCGTGTTAAACGCTTCACTCTGGTGGGCGTATTCGAGGTGGGGGCGCAGGTAGATCAATCACTGGTGTTAATGCACCTGGAGGATGCGCAGAAGCTTTTGCGCATGGGCGCAAACGTAGACGGCGTGCGCGTGCGCGTAAGTGATATGTTTAACGCCCAAACCGTGCTGCAAGATGTTCGCAATCAACTTGGTGGCACTGTAGAAGTGCGAAGCTGGATGCAAACCCAAGGCAGTCTGTTTCAAGCCATCAAAATGGAAAAAACCGTGATTACGGTTTTGCTGCTGATCATTGTATTGGTGGCTGCATTTAATATTGTCACAAGCCTGATCTTGATGGTGGCCGATAAACGCGCCGACATTGCCGTACTGCGCACGCTGGGTATCACCGCCAGGGAGGTAATGGCCATTTTCATGGTGCAAGGCTCAGCGGTAGGCATGATTGGAATTGTTGGCGGGGCACTGCTGGGGTCACTCATTGGTATTTATATTGGCCCCATTGTTCAGTACCTGGAGTCACTTACCGGGCTGTATGTATTTGATCCCTCCGTGTATTTCATAAGCCATTTGCCATCCCATTGGCAGTGGCAAGACGTTGCCTTGGTTGCCAGTGTGGGCGCGCTATTGAGTGTGTTGGCAAGTTTATACCCGGCATATCGCGCCTCTAAAGTAGAACCTGCAGAGACACTTCGCTATGAGTAATATTGAACCCGTTTTATCCTGTGTCGATCTCTGCAAGTCATACAGCCAGGGCCCGAGCGTTGTTCAGGTGCTTAAGTCTGTAGCCTTTCAATTGCGCCCGGGTGAGCGCGTGGCCATTGTAGGTTCCTCGGGTTCAGGTAAATCTACGTTACTGAATTTATTAGGAGGGCTGGATACGCCCACGCAGGGCTCGGTGATGCTCGCAGGCAAGCCCTTGTCTGAGCTTTCCGATAATGCTCGCGGGCGCTTGCGCAATCAGCATTTGGGGTTTGTGTATCAATTTCATCATTTGTTGCCGGAATTCAGTGCCCGTGAAAATGTAGAAATTCCCATGCGCATAGCCAAGATGCCGGCCACTACTTATCGCGCGCGTGCAGAAACCTTGCTCGCTCAGGTGGGCCTTGCGCACAGGCTGGATCACAAGCCCTCGGAACTTTCAGGCGGTGAGCGCCAACGCGTGGCAATTGCCAGGGCGTTAGCCATGCAACCTGCATGCGTGTTAATGGATGAACCCACCGGCAATCTGGATGCAGAAAATGCCGAGGCAATTCAGGCCTTGATGTTGTCTTTAAGCCAAGAGCATGGCCTTGCGTTTGTGGTGGTCACCCATGATATGGCACTGGCCGAACGAATGGATCAAGTGTTGTTGCTGGAAAAGGGCAGCCTAAGGGCGCACCCATGAATAGCCTGCCGCTTTGGATAGGCCTGCGCTACACCGGCAGTAAGCGCCGCGACCAAATGGTGAGTTTTATCTCGTTGGTGTCCATTATCGGTTTGGTAATGGGGGTTAGCCTGCTCATTGTAGTGATGTCTGTAATGAATGGTTTTGATCGCGAGTTGCGCGAGCGCATTCTGGGCGTAATGCCACAGGCAATGGTTATGCACCGTCAGGGCGTGGAAAACTGGCAGGAAAAGGCGCAAGAATTTGCCCGTCATCCGCTGGTGCTGGGCGCAGCACCTTACGTGCAAGTGCAGGGGATGATCAGCCATGCAGATCAGGTTGCCCCCGTGAGTGTTTACGGGGTAGATGCCTCACAAGAGCCTCAGGTGTCGCGCTTGCCGGAGTTTATCGAACACAGCGCGCTTGATGCATTGCCAAGCGATGGCGTGTTGTTGGGTGCAGGCGTTGCGAAAAAACTTGGCGTGGCTGTAGGTGAGGCAATTACCCTTATTATTCCCGATAGCGACAGCGCTACCCGCTTACCGCACCTGGCAACCTTCAGTGTTGCAGGCATTGTGAATACCGGTACCGAAGTAGATAACGGTTTGGCAGTTACCCGGCTTGAAACAGCCGCCGCACTGGCGGGCCTGGGTGACAGAGTGACAGGTATCAGGCTACGCCTGGCTGATTTGTTTGCTGCGCGC
This genomic stretch from Simiduia sp. 21SJ11W-1 harbors:
- a CDS encoding lipoprotein-releasing ABC transporter permease subunit — encoded protein: MKSMPLFIGLRYIRARRRNQFISFLSGFAMLGMLLGVGALVIVLSVMNGFDRELKGRLLAAIPHGLIAEPAGTRDWVALAERIKHPDILATAPYVEGFAMLGFGRSLQAVEFNGIEPALEGAVSDIADHMVMGQLDSLAPGTYGVVLGRILARQLGVVPGDKIMMTLPQLNVTPAGIFPRVKRFTLVGVFEVGAQVDQSLVLMHLEDAQKLLRMGANVDGVRVRVSDMFNAQTVLQDVRNQLGGTVEVRSWMQTQGSLFQAIKMEKTVITVLLLIIVLVAAFNIVTSLILMVADKRADIAVLRTLGITAREVMAIFMVQGSAVGMIGIVGGALLGSLIGIYIGPIVQYLESLTGLYVFDPSVYFISHLPSHWQWQDVALVASVGALLSVLASLYPAYRASKVEPAETLRYE
- a CDS encoding ABC transporter ATP-binding protein is translated as MSNIEPVLSCVDLCKSYSQGPSVVQVLKSVAFQLRPGERVAIVGSSGSGKSTLLNLLGGLDTPTQGSVMLAGKPLSELSDNARGRLRNQHLGFVYQFHHLLPEFSARENVEIPMRIAKMPATTYRARAETLLAQVGLAHRLDHKPSELSGGERQRVAIARALAMQPACVLMDEPTGNLDAENAEAIQALMLSLSQEHGLAFVVVTHDMALAERMDQVLLLEKGSLRAHP
- a CDS encoding lipoprotein-releasing ABC transporter permease subunit, translating into MNSLPLWIGLRYTGSKRRDQMVSFISLVSIIGLVMGVSLLIVVMSVMNGFDRELRERILGVMPQAMVMHRQGVENWQEKAQEFARHPLVLGAAPYVQVQGMISHADQVAPVSVYGVDASQEPQVSRLPEFIEHSALDALPSDGVLLGAGVAKKLGVAVGEAITLIIPDSDSATRLPHLATFSVAGIVNTGTEVDNGLAVTRLETAAALAGLGDRVTGIRLRLADLFAARAVLREILDAQPYGFYGIDWTRTHGNLFQAVQMSRQLVALLLFLIIAIAAFNVVSTLVMVVVDKQSQIAILRSLGASRWHIMGIFMVQGALIGAVGTSMGLLLGALGAFYVTDWVSALESLLGIQFLASDVYPISYLPSDFRLSDSLTVGAIALVMSWLATLYPAWRASRVAPAEALQLDH